Proteins from a genomic interval of Trifolium pratense cultivar HEN17-A07 linkage group LG6, ARS_RC_1.1, whole genome shotgun sequence:
- the LOC123889595 gene encoding mitochondrial carrier protein MTM1 isoform X1 produces the protein MSQTNSNSDAQLTVPERAFSAAGAAFISAVIVNPLDVAKTRLQAQAAGVPYHEVYHRMPSFQTNTMLHNSIKCTTTPLPYKGTLDVLYKVIRQEGFTRLWRGTNASLTLAMPSVGIYMPCYDIFRNFMEEYTTQNAPNLTPYVPLVAGSLARSLACISCYPVELARTRMQAFRVTQGDKPPGIWKTLLEVINPDQGTSFLRNLHRYRFWWTGLGAQLSRDVPYSAICWSTLEPIRKKIIVLVGEEPSATTILGANFSAGFVAGTLASAATCPLDVAKTRRQIEKDPERALKMTTRTTLLEIWRDGGLRGLFTGVAPRVGRAGPSVGIVVSFYEVVKYALNHRHSTSS, from the exons ATGTCACAAACAAATTCCAATTCCGACGCACAATTAACCGTACCAGAACGTGCTTTCTCCGCCGCCGGCGCCGCTTTCATTTCCGCCGTCATCGTTAATCCCCTCGATGTCGCCAAG ACAAGACTTCAAGCGCAAGCTGCCGGAGTTCCCTATCATGAAGTTTATCATCGAATGCCATCTTTTCAAACTAACACC atGCTACACAATTCTATCAAATGCACAACTACGCCACTACCATATAAAGGGACGCTAGATGTACTCTACAAAGTTATTCGTcag GAAGGGTTTACCAGATTGTGGAGAGGCACAAATGCTAGTTTGACATTGGCCATGCCAAGT GTTGGAATTTATATGCCTTGTTACGATATCTTCCGCAACTTTATGGAGGAGTATACAACTCAAAATGCTCCAAATTTAACGCCTTATGTTCCATTAGTAGCAGGATCGCTTGCACGGTCATTGGCTTGCATTTCTTGTTATCCTGTAGAACTTGCAAGGACTCGCATGCAG GCATTTAGAGTAACACAAGGTGACAAACCTCCAGGTATATGGAAGACGTTGCTTGAAGTTATCAACCCAGACCAGGGAACAAGTTTTCTTCGAAACC tacaCAGGTATCGTTTTTGGTGGACGGGGCTTGGAGCACAGCTTTCTAGGGATGTTCCATACTCTGCAATTTGCTGGTCAACCCTTGAGCcg ataagaaaaaaaattattgtactaGTGGGTGAAGAACCAAGTGCCACAACTATCCTTGGGGCAAATTTTTCTGCTGGTTTTGTAGCAGGAACTTTAGCATCTGCTGCCACATGTCCACTTGATGTGGCAAAAACTCGACGACAGATTGAG AAGGATCCTGAAAGGGCATTAAAGATGACTACAAGAACAACATTGCTGGAAATTTGGAG GGATGGAGGATTGAGGGGGTTATTTACCGGTGTTGCTCCCCGTGTAGGTCGTGCTGGTCCATCTGTTGGCATAGTTGTCTCCTTTTATGAAGTTGTCAAGTATGCCTTAAATCATAGACATTCAACTTCATCATAG
- the LOC123889595 gene encoding mitochondrial carrier protein MTM1 isoform X2 encodes MYSTKLFVRCEFMQEGFTRLWRGTNASLTLAMPSVGIYMPCYDIFRNFMEEYTTQNAPNLTPYVPLVAGSLARSLACISCYPVELARTRMQAFRVTQGDKPPGIWKTLLEVINPDQGTSFLRNLHRYRFWWTGLGAQLSRDVPYSAICWSTLEPIRKKIIVLVGEEPSATTILGANFSAGFVAGTLASAATCPLDVAKTRRQIEKDPERALKMTTRTTLLEIWRDGGLRGLFTGVAPRVGRAGPSVGIVVSFYEVVKYALNHRHSTSS; translated from the exons ATGTACTCTACAAAGTTATTCGTcag GTGTGAATTTATGCAGGAAGGGTTTACCAGATTGTGGAGAGGCACAAATGCTAGTTTGACATTGGCCATGCCAAGT GTTGGAATTTATATGCCTTGTTACGATATCTTCCGCAACTTTATGGAGGAGTATACAACTCAAAATGCTCCAAATTTAACGCCTTATGTTCCATTAGTAGCAGGATCGCTTGCACGGTCATTGGCTTGCATTTCTTGTTATCCTGTAGAACTTGCAAGGACTCGCATGCAG GCATTTAGAGTAACACAAGGTGACAAACCTCCAGGTATATGGAAGACGTTGCTTGAAGTTATCAACCCAGACCAGGGAACAAGTTTTCTTCGAAACC tacaCAGGTATCGTTTTTGGTGGACGGGGCTTGGAGCACAGCTTTCTAGGGATGTTCCATACTCTGCAATTTGCTGGTCAACCCTTGAGCcg ataagaaaaaaaattattgtactaGTGGGTGAAGAACCAAGTGCCACAACTATCCTTGGGGCAAATTTTTCTGCTGGTTTTGTAGCAGGAACTTTAGCATCTGCTGCCACATGTCCACTTGATGTGGCAAAAACTCGACGACAGATTGAG AAGGATCCTGAAAGGGCATTAAAGATGACTACAAGAACAACATTGCTGGAAATTTGGAG GGATGGAGGATTGAGGGGGTTATTTACCGGTGTTGCTCCCCGTGTAGGTCGTGCTGGTCCATCTGTTGGCATAGTTGTCTCCTTTTATGAAGTTGTCAAGTATGCCTTAAATCATAGACATTCAACTTCATCATAG
- the LOC123889596 gene encoding N-terminal acetyltransferase B complex catalytic subunit NAA20 yields MTTIRRFCCNDLLRFTNVNLDHLTETFNMSFYMTYLARWPDYFHVAEGPGNRIMGYIMGKVEGQGESWHGHVTAVTVAPEYRRQQLAKKLMHLLEDISDNIDKAYFVDLFVRASNAPAIKMYEKLGYVIYRRVLRYYSGEEDGLDMRKALSRDVEKKSIIPLKRPITPDELEYD; encoded by the exons ATGACGACAATACGTAGATTTTGCTGCAACGATCTTCTTCGTTTTACAAATGTCAATCTAGATCATCTCACCGAAACT TTTAACATGTCCTTCTACATGACCTATCTAGCACGATGGCCTGATTATTTCCACGTTGCCGAAGGCCCCGGCAATCGAATTATGGGTTACA TTATGGGTAAAGTAGAGGGGCAAGGAGAATCTTGGCATGGTCATGTAACTGCAGTAACTGTTGCTCCAGAGTATCGCAGGCAACAGTTAGCCAAGAAACTAATGCATCTTCTGGAAGACATCAGTGACAATAT TGACAAAGCCTACTTTGTTGATCTATTTGTGAGAGCATCAAATGCACCAGCCATCAAGATGTATGAAAAG CTTGGCTATGTGATTTATCGACGAGTGCTGCGTTATTATTCTGGAGAAGAAGATGGATTGG ATATGAGGAAAGCATTATCTCGTGATGTTGAAAAGAAGTCCATCATCCCTCTTAAAAGGCCTATCACTCCTGATGAATTAGAGTATGACTAA